A single Mercenaria mercenaria strain notata chromosome 9, MADL_Memer_1, whole genome shotgun sequence DNA region contains:
- the LOC123546116 gene encoding L-xylulose reductase-like — MPFDFSGKKVLVTGAGKGIGREVAIALSESGCKVYALSRTKSTLDTLVEEHPSIVPIVADLCDWNNTREKLENLEVLDGLVNNAGIAGHEYEAVDCPREYIWKILDNNLLSSINCSQAVAKKMIEANIRGSIVNNSSNGSLAAFPKGLPYNVSKAGMDMVTKQLALELGPHGIRVNSVNAALVNTSLVQNMIKQGKLSEETFTSRTPMGRILKLQEIVDPILYLLSEHSSMVTGQMHVVDGGCMSNITVKV; from the coding sequence ATGCCGTTTGATTTTAGTGGAAAGAAGGTCCTTGTTACAGGAGCAGGAAAAGGGATAGGACGAGAGGTTGCTATTGCATTGAGTGAAAGTGGCTGTAAAGTATACGCCCTTAGTAGGACAAAGTCAACGCTTGATACATTGGTGGAAGAACATCCAAGCATTGTGCCTATTGTAGCGGATTTATGTGACTGGAACAATACGAGAGAAAAGTTGGAGAACCTAGAAGTTTTGGACGGTCTGGTAAATAATGCTGGTATAGCAGGGCACGAATACGAGGCTGTGGATTGTCCGAGGGAATATATTTGGAAAATACTGGACAATAACCTGCTTAGTTCAATAAACTGTTCACAAGCAGTTGCAAAGAAAATGATAGAAGCCAATATAAGAGGATCGATTGTCAACAATTCAAGCAACGGCAGTTTAGCTGCTTTCCCGAAAGGATTACCCTATAACGTGTCTAAGGCTGGAATGGATATGGTTACAAAGCAATTGGCACTTGAGCTCGGACCTCATGGAATACGAGTAAATTCCGTGAATGCAGCACTTGTTAACACATCGCTTGTTCAAAATATGATCAAGCAAGGAAAGTTGTCAGAAGAGACCTTTACCTCTAGGACGCCAATGGGCAGGATCCTTAAACTTCAGGAAATAGTCGATCCAATTCTGTACTTACTGAGCGAACATTCATCGATGGTTACAGGGCAGATGCACGTTGTCGACGGCGGTTGCATGTCAAATATTACAGTTAAGGTATAA